Part of the Sulfurimonas sp. C5 genome, TAAGCACAGAGATTGTCGAAGCAACCCCTTCACTAGCTTTAAGCACAAGATTACCTACGAAACCGTCACAAGTAATAACATCACAACTTCCGTTGAAGATATCTGCACCTTCAACGTTTCCTTTAAATCCTGGATAACCCTGCAGTAATTTAAATGTTGCCTTTGTTAATTCATTTCCTTTAGAATCCTCTTCACCATTTGCTAAAAGCCCGATTGAAGGTTCCTGGATTGCTAAAACATCTTCAGCATAACATCCACCCATTACGGCAAACTCTGCTAAATGTTCCGGTTTAGAATCAACATTTGCGCCAACATCAAGTACTACAGAACGGCGTCCTGTTCTTGTAGGCATTAAAGTAACAAGTGCCGGGCGTGAAACATGTTTTAAACGACCTAGACGTAAAGTTGCCAAAGTCATTGTTGCACCACTGTGACCTGCAGAAACAACTCCTTGAGCTTCACCGTTTTTTACAAGTTCAACAGCTTTATAGATCGTGCTTTCTTTACGTTTAACCGCATCAGTTGCAGCATCGTGCATAGAAATCACATCATCTGTTTCTATTATAGAAATCTTATCTCTATAACTTTTCGGTAATAGAGGTAAAATTTCATCTTTTTTACCCACTAATATAGGTGTAAATTTTTTCTTTTTTAGTGCGTTTACACAACCCTTTACAATTGGCTCGGGACCAAAGTCCCCACCCATTGCATCAATTGCAATTGTTACCATTAATTATTTATACTCACCAGTTGTAGGATTGATGTGGTGTGGTAATCTGTAAGTTCCGTCTTTGTCTTTAACTGGACGAGCTAAAGAAATTTTGTAGTGTGTTCTACGTTTTGCTGAACGTGCGTGAGACACTCTTCTCTTAGGTACTGCCATAATCTATTCCTTTTTTAAATTTAGTCTTCTTGACAATTATCACAAGCATGATAATCGCTTTTTATTAATTCGATCTCTGAATGCAAAAGTTCATCTAAATCTGCATGACCGTCAAAAGATTCAACAACATCAAGTTCGATATCGTCATTACTTTCATAAATACCGTCAGATATAAAGAACTCTATATCTTCATCTACCGAAATCTTCATATCCTCTGCGCAAATATCGCAAGGTTTATCAAGCTTTCCGTTTAAATTTGCTTTGAGCAAAATTAACTTAGGGCTATGATACTCCAAATAACCTTTAAAAGTCATATCACCAGACTTTATTTCAAAGTCTAATGGAGTATTTGTTACTTTTCTAAGTAGTATTTTCAAAAAATACAGCTTATATTATGCAATTTCTCTTTCTGAGAAAAAGAAAGCAATTTCGATCGCTGCATTTTCTAAAGAATCACTTCCGTGAACTGCATTAGCATCTATATTTTCAGCGAAATCTGCACGGATTGTACCTGCTTCAGCTTCTTTAGGGTTTGTTGCACCCATAAGATCACGGTTCTTTTGCATTGCATTTTCACCTTCTAAAACAGAAACTACAACCGGTCCACTAATCATAAAATCAACTAAATCGTTGAAGAAAGGTCTTTCAGCGTGAACTGCATAAAATGCTTCTGCATCAGCTCTGCTTAATTGAAGTTTTTTAGTAGCTGCGATTTTAAGACCATTGCTTTCAAAACGATCTAAAATTTTGCCTATAACACCCTTTGCAACTGCATCTGGCTTGATGATTGATAGTGTACGTTCCATCAAATCTCCTCTGAAAATATAAAATTAGGGTGCGATTATATCTAAAAAAAAGTATATTGTAGTTTAAAATTTGAATTTTTTGATTTATTTTAGGAAAGATGTCTATTTTTAGACAGAAGTTGTGAGGCAAAATGCCCCACAATTATAAAAGTTAGAACTATTCTACGATTGGTTCTTGGTTTGCACGTTGCTCATCAGTGATGTCTGTACGGTGCTCTGGAGAATCTCCGATAGCATCCCATACGATACAACCTTCTGTAGGACATGCAGTAGCACATGCTGGCTCATCGTGGTGACCAACACATTCAACACATTTATCACCGTAAACGTAATAAATTTCTTCACCCGTTGGATTATCATCCTCATCTACGATAGCTTCAACTGGACACTCATCAATACAAGCACCACAGTTAATACATGTATCATTAATATATACTGCCATTATTTTCTCCTGTAATAATTATGAAAGTAACTATACAATGAAGAGTTTTAAATGTAGCTAAAACTTATCATATAGTTTACTAAGTGTAATAATTCGTTACACTTAGATATTTAAAAAGCTTTTGATTGCTTCAACTTTATTTGTTTTTTCCCAAGTAAAAGTATCTTCTTCACGTCCAAAGTGACCATAAGCCGCTGTTTTTCTATAGATTGGACGAAGAAGATCAAGGTCTCTAATTATTCCTGCAGGTGAAAGATCAAAAATCTCTTTTACACATGCTTCTAATAGTTCTTCTTCTACTTTACCTGTTCCATGAGTATCAACCATAATTGAAACAGGTTGTACTACACCGATTGCATACGCTACTTGAATTGTTGCTTTGTCACATGCACCTGAAGCTACTAAGTTTTTAGCAACCCATCTAGCAGCATATGCAGCACTTCTGTCAACCTTGGTCGGATCTTTTCCTGAGAATGCTCCACCACCGTGAGGACAGCTTCCACCATAAGTATCTACGATAATCTTACGTCCAGTAAGTCCTGCATCACCTTGAGGACCACCGATTACAAACTTCCCTGTAGGATTGATATGGAAAACTGTACCTTCATGTATCATCTCAGCAGGAATAACTGCCTTGATTACTTCATTGATAACATCTTCATGTATTTGTTCCTGACTTACTTCAGGAGCGTGTTGTGTTGATACAACAACAGTTTCAACCGAAACAGGTTTACCCTCAACATATTTTATACTAATCTGTGCTTTTCCATCGGGACGAAGATAAGGGATTACTCCATCTTTTCTTACTTGAGCCAGTCTTTGCGTTAAACGATGTGACAGGTAAATAGGTAAAGGCATAAGCACATCTGTTTCACGACATGCATATCCGAACATTAAACCTTGATCACCTGCACCGATTTCACCACTTGCTTGATCAACACCTTGATTAATATCAGGTGATTGTTCACCGATTCCATTTAAAACCGCAGCAGAACGGTAATCAAAACCGTATGTAGCATCAGTATAGCCTATCTCTTGAACCACTTTTCTTGCAATCTCTTGCATCGGCGCGTACGCCGTAGTCTTCAGTTCGCCTGCTATTACACAAAAACCATTAGATACTAGAGTTTCACATGCAACTCTAGCATTTTTATCATTTTCAATAATATAATCCAGAATTGCATCACTGATCTGATCAGCCATCTTGTCAGGATGCCCTTCTGTTACAGACTCTGAAGTAAATATGTACTCTTTTTGTGACATTATTTATCTCCCGTCATCGATTGTTTATTGAAATATAAAGTCATGCTTCATAAATCGACGGAATTATACATTATTAATTGTTAATTTGATTTGAGAATCTAAATGATAAAAATTATCCTTAACTTAAAATAATCATTTACCTAAAGCATCCAAAAGTTTATTAATCAAATTTAGATAGAATTTTGGTAATTTTAAATTCAAAAAAAGGACATATATAATGTTAGTAACAAACAAAGCTCCAGACTTTACAGCAACAGCAGTATTAGCTGACGGTTCAATCGTAGAAGATTTCAATTTAATGAACAACTTAGGTGAAAAGGGTGCAGTACTTTTCTTTTATCCATTAGACTTTACGTTTGTTTGTCCATCTGAAATCATTGCTTTCTCTCATAGAATCGAAGAGTTTACTTCTCGTGGTGTTAATGTAATCGGTGTATCTGTTGATTCTCAATTCTCACACTTTGCATGGAGAGAAACTCCAGTTGAAAAAGGTGGTATCGGTAGAATTAAATACCCATTAGTAGCTGACCTTTCAAAATCAATTTCTAGAGATTACGATGTACTTTTCGGTGAGTCTGTAGCTCTTCGTGGTTCATTCTTAATCGATGCAGACGGTACAGTTCGTCACGCAGTAATCAATGATTTACCACTTGGACGTAACATCGATGAGATGATCCGTATGGTTGATACTATGCTATTTACTAACGAGTATGGTGAAGTATGTCCAGCTGGTTGGAACAAAGGTGACGAAGGTATGAAAGCTTCAACTGAAGGTGTAGCTGAATACTTAGCAAAACACGAGTCTGAGCTGTAAGCTCTGACTCTATCCTATTCTCTATCTAACTTATCTAGAGATTTTTCACTCGCAGTATTTGCACGATAATACTCTTTATCTGAAACTCCACTATTTTTAGAACTACAAGCACTTAGAACAAGCATTATCATTAGACTCATTAAAATATATTTCATTCTAACTCCTTATGAAGTATTATAATATGTTTTAAGCTTTTTTCCTACTAACTAATATACCGCCTAAGATAATAAGTGATATACCTAAAAATGTTAAAGTATCAGGAAAAGCATCACCAAGTAAAAATCCAAACCCTATTGCAAAAGGGATGTTTGTATAACTTATGACCCCTACTACACTTAACTTCTTAGCACTATATGCTTTTGTAAGCAGCCACTGTGATAGTGTAGAGATGATTGCCATCACACCAATATAAAACCATACTTTTGTATCACTCGGAAGTATGAACTCAGGAAATAAAAATGCCAAGCTTTGGGACACTTCAACAAATGGTGCTGTTAAAAACAACATTGCAGGGAGTAAAGTTCCTACACTTACAAATGATAAGACGATGACCCGGGAATCATAAATATCTTTGATCTTTTTAATAGTTGTATAGGCTGCTGCAGCAAAGAAACCTCCAAGCACTCCTAAAATATGTTCATAGGAAAGACTCATACCAAAAGGTTTAACGATCAGGATAACACCTATAAAACCTATAAGAAGTGCCAAAAGTGTTAAAGGACTTAATTTTTCTCCCAAAAGATAAAAAGCAAGAATCGTTACAAAAAACGGAGAAGTTTTATTGAGCGTAATTGCCTCTCCAAGAGGAATAATTGTAATTGTATAAAAAAACAAAATCATTGCAACAAAACCAAAAAATCCACGTGTAAACAAAAGGTGAAATTTTCCGCCGCCGAGTTTTGGCGGTGTATGTCTGAGTGCATAAAGAATTAAAAAAATTCCTATCATATTTCTAAAAAACACAATTTCTAATGCTGAAATATCATCTGAAAGGATTTTAGTTAGAGCACCGTTAAGTGCTGAGATCAATGCTGAAAGGAGCATATAAAGTATGCCGTTGTCTAACTGCCTTAACATAATGAACCTTCCTGTACAAATCTCAGAGCTCTTTTATCTACAAAAGCAAGATTGTACCATTGAGTATTTGGAGCAATTAAAATGAGATGGAGCGGATTTGAACTACGTGAGAGTGCTACATAAAATTGTGAAGGGGCAAATATCTCTTTTGTATCTATAATTAAACTCTCTATACTCATCCCTTGAGATTTATGAATTGTGATTGCAAAAGCGAGTTTAACAGGATACTGATAGATTGAAAAACTGTTCTCCTCTACCATCTCTTTTGTCCCGTTAACAGTTTTTTCTACCCAATGTGATTTGCTTTGAGCAACCGCTTCTAGTTTCACAACCCGTCCGTCTGATTTTTGTACATAAAGGTACTGAGTGTCTATATTTACAATTACGCCGCGTTCACCATTATAATAGTTCCATGCATTTCTTGTAAAAAGTACCGGTGCATTGATTTTGAGTTCCAACTCTTTCTCTATTCTGGCATCGTCAAAAAAACGCTCTATCTCTTTATCATTGACACTCTCTTTATGTTTTACGATCTGGGCTTCTTTTGTATAAAGATCCCCCTCGATCAGTTCTAGTTGCTTTTTATTGTGATGTGAAGCCGAAACATTTTTTCCAAATAAAAAAGTGTATTGACTAAAATCATGCGGCAGCGGTTTTATATAGTGGTTAAGTTGGTTATGTACATTTTCATCTACATAACCGTATCTGATCTGTTGCAAGAGTTCGATAAAAGCTTTATCATCCGTTCTATAAACATGTGTTAATTCTATAATCTCAAATGCAAGCTCTTGCCAACTTGGTGCTTCAAACGCAAATCCGACACTGTTATAACCTTTCACAACAGGCGGAAGTTGTAAAAAATCACCAACAGCCAAAATATTTCCTTTAAAGTCACACTGCTTGAGACGAAATGCAATCATTTCTAAAGTATTATCACTCACCATAGAGATCTCGTCAATCACTATAAGGTCTATAGACGCAACTAATTTTTTCGTCTTTTTTTTCGGTTCTAATTTACCGTTTTTCTCCAATTCATCCAATGAACCGGAAATCCCAAAGTCAAAAAAACTGTGCAGAGTCTGTCCGCCAACAAGTGTTGCAGCCATAGCAGTCGAGGCAAGTTTAGCCACTTTTTTAGCTTCAGATTCAAAATGTTTAATAACATCTAAAGTAATTGTAGTTTTTCCAACCCCGGCACCTCCGGTTAAAAAAACATTGGATCCGGCTTCAAGAAGAGTAAGAACTTCATTTTTCATGGGTGCAATCGTAACAAGTATTTGTTTAAATTTGATACAATTGCGAAAATTAAATAAGGAAACCATTATAAAAACACTTACTCAAACAAAACTGATCATTTTGACGGCAATATTTTTAGTTCTTTTTGATAACTACTCATTTTTTCATAATGTTTTAGAGGTGTATCCTTTTGCTTTTGCAAACTCTGGATTTATAATCTCTTTAGGCGTTGTTTTGGCATCTGTAATAACATTGCTTTTTACACTTGTAAGTTCAAAATATACGACAAAGACCATTTTAATTACAGTACTTATCGTCTCTTCTATGACAAACTATTTTATGAACTCTTATAAAGTAGTCATTGATGATACTATGATCAGAAATATGATGCAAACGGATATGGCAGAATCTTTGGATCTTCTTAGTATTAAACAAGTACTCTATTTTATCTTTTTGGGACTATTGCCAGCTTTTGCTGTTTATAAAGCAAAAATTGAATATCGTTCCTTTAAAAAAGAGATGTTTTCCAAAATAATAACTGTTTTTGGTGCTTTAGCCCTGGTATTACTTTCTGTATTCACTTTTTCAAAATACTATACATCTTTTTTCCGTGAACATAAACCACTACGTTACTCAACGAATCCAACTTACTGGATTTATTCAACTGGAAAATACATTAATAAAACATTTAACTCAGGTCCTATTATTGTCAAACCATGGGGTGAAGATGCAAAGATTGATGAGGATGCAAATACAACAAAAAAACTTGTTATCTTTGTTGTGGGTGAAGCAGCCAGAGCTGATCACTTTTCACTCAACGGCTATGAAAGAGATACAAATCCACGTTTAAGTAAAGAGGACATTATCAATTTCTCAAACGTATTTTCATGTGGAACTTCAACGGCAGAATCGGTACCTTGTATGTTCTCACCATTTGATAGAGATGAATATACATACAAAAAAGGGATCACACACGAAAATATTCTAGATGTACTTGCACATACAAATGACATAGCAGTTTTATGGCGTGATAATAACTCAGACTCTAAAGGGATGGCTCTAAGAGTTCCTTATGAGAACTATAAATCTAATAAACTTAACACAATCTGTACAGATGAGGGTGAATGTCGTGATGTCGGTATGCTTGTAGGACTTGGTGATTTCATAGAAAAAAATAAAGATAAAAATATGTTTATTGTTTTACACCAAATGGGTAATCACGGTCCGGCATATTACAAACGTTATCCAAAAGAGTTTGAAAAGTTTACGCCGGTATGTGAAACAAACCAACTTGAAGAGTGTACACAAGAAGAGATCAAAAATGCCTATGATAATGCATTGCTATATACAGACTTTTTCCTTTCAAAGACAATTTCATTTTTGAAACAATATGATAAAGACTACAAAACTGCAATGTTTTACATGAGTGACCATGGTGAATCCCTTGGTGAAGGCGGTGTATATCTTCACGGGCTTCCATACTTTATGGCACCTGATGCACAAACACACATCGGAGCATTCATGTGGTTAGGCGAAAAAATGAAGCAAGATGTTAATATAGAGAAACTTGAAGCTGTAAAAGAGAAAAAGTTTACTCAAGACAACTTGTTTCACTCAATGCTAGGTGTCTTTAAAGTAAAAACAAAAGTATACGATAAAGATTTGGATGTCTTTAATGGCAAGCACTAAAAATATTTTTATTACTTTTGCTCTATTAATATTTAGTATCATCTTTTTTGGTCTTAGCAGTGTTGATTATCAACTGCAAGACCTTTTTTTTAATTTCAATACCAAGTACTGGATTTTAACTCCTTATGACCAACCCTATGAGTTTATCTTTTACAGTGGAATTAAAAAACTTCTTATTATCATCAGTATTTTATTTTTGTTTTCCCTTGCATTTATAAAATTAAACAAGACAATCAAGAGTTATAAACGCGGTATTTTAGTAATTGTTCTTTCTGCAATATTTGTACCTGCAACCATAGGTGTTTTAAAAGGCAATACAAATATGCCTTGTCCGAGAGATGAAATAGCTTATGGCGGACTTTATCCAAAAACAAAAGTTTGGGAGTCTTTCCCCCAAGAAGTCCTTGCACGCGGACAGCAACTAAAATGCTGGCCTGCAGGACACGCAAGTGGCGGATTTGCTTTAATGAGTTTCTTTTTTCTATTTAAAAAAAGAAGAAACAAATACCTGGCTCTTGGTGCTGCATTAATAATCGGCTGGGCTATGGGTACATATAAAATGATTATAGGGGATCATTTTTTAAGTCATACTGTTATAACAATGATACTGGCATGGCTAATCATTTTAATAATAGCACGTGCTACAAAAGTTGAAGAGGTAAAAGAACATGGACACACAAAGAATACTGATAGTTGAAGACAATAAAGCTCTCGCAAAACTGATCGCAAAAAAACTCTCTCTGTCTTTAAAGATGGAGATCGATACTGCCTACTCTATGGCAGAAGCAAAACTTTTTTTGACACGCTATAAATACTTTGTTACCGTTTTAGATGTAAACCTTCCTGATGCTCCTGATGGAGAGGTGATTGACTATGCACTGAAAAAAGAGAACCATGTCCTAGTATTAAGTGCAAATATCGACAAAGATTTCAGAAAGAAAATGCTTGAAAAGAACATTATTGATTATATCAATAAAAGCGGTACGCACGACATCGACTACATTATCACAACGATTAAAAGATTAACTCAAAATCAAAAGCATAAAATCTTGGTTGTAGATGATTCAATGATGTTTAGAAAACAGATGAAAACAATGTTAGAGAATCTTTTCTTTAATGTTATCACCGTAGCTCACGGTGAAGAAGCACTGGGTATTTTACAAACTCAGCCTGATATCTCTTTAATTCTCACAGACTATAATATGCCTGTTATGAATGGACTTGAGCTGATCCAGGAAGTAAGAAAAGAGTATTCAAAAAATGAGTTATGTATCGTAGCTCTTTCAGGAAATGACGATGATGAGATCAATGCCCTGTTTCTAAAAAACGGTGCAAACGACTATATCAAAAAACCGTTTTCCAAAGAGGAGTTTTCTTGCCGTGTCACTAACTCTATTGAAGCCCTTGAAAATATTCAGGAAATTACAAAATTCTCAAATAGAGATCACTTGACGGGACTTTATAACAGACGCCACCTTTACAACATTATTGATGAACTTCTGAGTGAGATAACAGTTCGTGAAGAAAATGCTGTATTTGCTATGATTGGGATAGATAATCTTGAAGCAATTAACAATCAATACGGATACGAAACAGGAGATAAAATCATTGTAGCCTTAGCGGATATTTTGAGAAGCTCTACAAAAGCTTCTGATGTACTTCTGCGTTTTAGCGGTGAAGATTTTTATGTCCTGCTCAAAAATATCAATTTGCAAAACTCTGTAGAGGTTTTTGAACGTTTCCGCTCAGAAGTAAAAAACTTTAAACTTCCAATTACAAAAGAGAGTTCAATAGGTTTTACAATTTCTCTCGGTGCTGCAAATTATCAAGTAGAGGACTCCCTTGAGGACAACCTCAATACTGTAGATATGCTTTTATATAAAGCAAAACAAGCAGGAAAAGATCAGTTAGTCTTCGAGTAAAATGAGTCCTCCAAAGGGTATCTCTTTTTCTTTTTGAGATACCCATTTCACTTCATAAGAAGGATGCTCTTTTGGAAAAGCTCCGTCAAGATCGGTAAAATACAGAAGCAGTTTCACCTCATCTATATTTTTTTCAACAAAATCAAAAACAGGGATAAAACTCGTTCCCCCGCTTCCTATCACTTTCACGTCCAAAGGTTCGCCCGAATAAAATGTCTGGTGAGAATGGATCTTGTCATCACACACAAGCAGATCAATCTGGTAGTTTTGTACATGCTCCATCAAAAAGTTCACTTCGCTCAAGAACTGATTGAGCAGTTCTTCATCTATAGAACCGGAACTGTCAATAGCAATGACAAGTTTAAAAGTATTAGATATGTTTGAGGGAAGATATATCCCCTGATAAAGCAGTTTTTTTGAAGGAGGTATTAGAGTATAGTCATCTCTATAATATTTATCGATCGCATCTCGAAGTTCATCCCGCCAGTTCACTTTTCCAAAACCGCTAATATCAAAAAAACGCTCAATTGACTCGGGAACTTCACCGCTTTGAAACTTTTGTTCTAAAAGTGAAATGGCTTCCTCTGCCATCAACTGCTCCTGAAGTATCTCCTCTTGCAGCTCTTCCTCTGTTTGTTGTTGCTTTTGTTCATTGTTTTGTTCTACGTCTTCTGCATCATCCGCTTCATATTCTAGATCTTCATCATCGCGTAAAATGTCATCTTTTAACTCTGCATAGATCTCTTCGGCATACATCCCCGCAAAACGTTTTCTATATTCTGCACCGTATGGCATATCAAGACCGTTTTCAATCAGCATGTCATTGATCGCTATGTCCGTAGCCATACGCCATAGCCAGCCGCTGCGATTACCTTTACGGTTTTCATGTGCAAGGGCTTTATGCATCGCCCCGTTTGCCAAGATAAACTCTATCTCCGAGAGTTCAAGGTCTGCCAGATAATCTTCACGATATTCAATCTTTTTACCGTCAGATTTAAAACTCTCAATGTCATCATTTATCTCCAACGAGATCTTTGAAGCCAAAGTTCCAAAGTATGGGTACTCGACTAAAAGCTTCGCTTTGGCTTGAGAGATTTTTTGCTCTAGTTCCATTTTATCCCAACAAATAAGAGAATTTTTGCACCCACTCTTTAAACACGGCACTATGCTCCATCGTAATTCCGTGTCTTTGCAAGTCTTGAACGATCATCACCGCAAATTCCCCTTTAAGCTCCAGTGTGTACTTTAAAAGATTATCCAGTCTACTTTGATCTTTTAACACACCGCTTACAAGTGCCGAAGCAAGTGAATAAAGAACATCTATCTCTTCGGGGTATTCAAACAGCTCCCCTTCTAAAATCTGCTCAATGTTTGGCAGCCTGTCCATCACTTTGATAAAACTCAAAAACCCTACACCCACTTCTTTGCCGACAGCACCACTAAGTGTATCTAAGATCACGTCACTTCCTACGTTTGCTTTTAAGATCTTATCTACGTATTCCCAGCTTCTCGGTGTTGCAAAACTTTTTGTATCGTTTTTCGGATCGAATGTAAAAAGGTGCTCGTTTTTATAAGAGATATATGCAATAACTCTAGGATTTAAAGCCGCTTTATACGCCCACTCTCTCCAGTCATCCACATCTACATCAAGTTCAAAATGGACAAACCTGTTAGCAAGAGGTGAAGGCATTTTGTAAGTAACACCACGATCACCTTCACGATTTCCCGCAGCTACTATCGCCCAGCCATCAGGAAGTTCATACTCTCCGATCTTGCGATCTAGTATAAGCTGGTATGCAGAAGATTGTACGGCAGGAGGTGCAGAGTTTAGTTCATCTAAAAAGAGTATCCCCTCACCCTCTTTTGGTAAAAATGCAGGCGGTGCCCATAGTGCGGTATGGCTCTCTTTATCGTAAAACGGTATCCCTTTAAGGTCTGTAGGATCCATTAGTGCAAGGCGTAGATCAATAAAATCAACATTTTTTTCTTTTGCAATCTGTCTTACAATTGAAGATTTTCCAATTCCCGGAGCTCCCCAAAGAAAAGTCGGTACCTTATTGTCAATCAAAGCCGTTAACGATTTTACTAAACTTGTCGCTTTCATAACCATCCTATATTTTGTGTTTGTATATGCTTTCCGAAGCCTGCATTTGTTCTTACATAACGTTCAAACCTGCTGTCAAGCTGCATCTGAT contains:
- a CDS encoding diguanylate cyclase, whose translation is MDTQRILIVEDNKALAKLIAKKLSLSLKMEIDTAYSMAEAKLFLTRYKYFVTVLDVNLPDAPDGEVIDYALKKENHVLVLSANIDKDFRKKMLEKNIIDYINKSGTHDIDYIITTIKRLTQNQKHKILVVDDSMMFRKQMKTMLENLFFNVITVAHGEEALGILQTQPDISLILTDYNMPVMNGLELIQEVRKEYSKNELCIVALSGNDDDEINALFLKNGANDYIKKPFSKEEFSCRVTNSIEALENIQEITKFSNRDHLTGLYNRRHLYNIIDELLSEITVREENAVFAMIGIDNLEAINNQYGYETGDKIIVALADILRSSTKASDVLLRFSGEDFYVLLKNINLQNSVEVFERFRSEVKNFKLPITKESSIGFTISLGAANYQVEDSLEDNLNTVDMLLYKAKQAGKDQLVFE
- a CDS encoding 4Fe-4S dicluster domain-containing protein; its protein translation is MAVYINDTCINCGACIDECPVEAIVDEDDNPTGEEIYYVYGDKCVECVGHHDEPACATACPTEGCIVWDAIGDSPEHRTDITDEQRANQEPIVE
- a CDS encoding phosphoethanolamine--lipid A transferase, producing the protein MTAIFLVLFDNYSFFHNVLEVYPFAFANSGFIISLGVVLASVITLLFTLVSSKYTTKTILITVLIVSSMTNYFMNSYKVVIDDTMIRNMMQTDMAESLDLLSIKQVLYFIFLGLLPAFAVYKAKIEYRSFKKEMFSKIITVFGALALVLLSVFTFSKYYTSFFREHKPLRYSTNPTYWIYSTGKYINKTFNSGPIIVKPWGEDAKIDEDANTTKKLVIFVVGEAARADHFSLNGYERDTNPRLSKEDIINFSNVFSCGTSTAESVPCMFSPFDRDEYTYKKGITHENILDVLAHTNDIAVLWRDNNSDSKGMALRVPYENYKSNKLNTICTDEGECRDVGMLVGLGDFIEKNKDKNMFIVLHQMGNHGPAYYKRYPKEFEKFTPVCETNQLEECTQEEIKNAYDNALLYTDFFLSKTISFLKQYDKDYKTAMFYMSDHGESLGEGGVYLHGLPYFMAPDAQTHIGAFMWLGEKMKQDVNIEKLEAVKEKKFTQDNLFHSMLGVFKVKTKVYDKDLDVFNGKH
- a CDS encoding peroxiredoxin is translated as MLVTNKAPDFTATAVLADGSIVEDFNLMNNLGEKGAVLFFYPLDFTFVCPSEIIAFSHRIEEFTSRGVNVIGVSVDSQFSHFAWRETPVEKGGIGRIKYPLVADLSKSISRDYDVLFGESVALRGSFLIDADGTVRHAVINDLPLGRNIDEMIRMVDTMLFTNEYGEVCPAGWNKGDEGMKASTEGVAEYLAKHESEL
- a CDS encoding phosphatase PAP2 family protein, with translation MASTKNIFITFALLIFSIIFFGLSSVDYQLQDLFFNFNTKYWILTPYDQPYEFIFYSGIKKLLIIISILFLFSLAFIKLNKTIKSYKRGILVIVLSAIFVPATIGVLKGNTNMPCPRDEIAYGGLYPKTKVWESFPQEVLARGQQLKCWPAGHASGGFALMSFFFLFKKRRNKYLALGAALIIGWAMGTYKMIIGDHFLSHTVITMILAWLIILIIARATKVEEVKEHGHTKNTDS
- the rpmF gene encoding 50S ribosomal protein L32, whose translation is MAVPKRRVSHARSAKRRTHYKISLARPVKDKDGTYRLPHHINPTTGEYK
- a CDS encoding DMT family transporter — its product is MLRQLDNGILYMLLSALISALNGALTKILSDDISALEIVFFRNMIGIFLILYALRHTPPKLGGGKFHLLFTRGFFGFVAMILFFYTITIIPLGEAITLNKTSPFFVTILAFYLLGEKLSPLTLLALLIGFIGVILIVKPFGMSLSYEHILGVLGGFFAAAAYTTIKKIKDIYDSRVIVLSFVSVGTLLPAMLFLTAPFVEVSQSLAFLFPEFILPSDTKVWFYIGVMAIISTLSQWLLTKAYSAKKLSVVGVISYTNIPFAIGFGFLLGDAFPDTLTFLGISLIILGGILVSRKKA
- a CDS encoding AAA family ATPase, which encodes MKNEVLTLLEAGSNVFLTGGAGVGKTTITLDVIKHFESEAKKVAKLASTAMAATLVGGQTLHSFFDFGISGSLDELEKNGKLEPKKKTKKLVASIDLIVIDEISMVSDNTLEMIAFRLKQCDFKGNILAVGDFLQLPPVVKGYNSVGFAFEAPSWQELAFEIIELTHVYRTDDKAFIELLQQIRYGYVDENVHNQLNHYIKPLPHDFSQYTFLFGKNVSASHHNKKQLELIEGDLYTKEAQIVKHKESVNDKEIERFFDDARIEKELELKINAPVLFTRNAWNYYNGERGVIVNIDTQYLYVQKSDGRVVKLEAVAQSKSHWVEKTVNGTKEMVEENSFSIYQYPVKLAFAITIHKSQGMSIESLIIDTKEIFAPSQFYVALSRSSNPLHLILIAPNTQWYNLAFVDKRALRFVQEGSLC
- the metK gene encoding methionine adenosyltransferase; protein product: MSQKEYIFTSESVTEGHPDKMADQISDAILDYIIENDKNARVACETLVSNGFCVIAGELKTTAYAPMQEIARKVVQEIGYTDATYGFDYRSAAVLNGIGEQSPDINQGVDQASGEIGAGDQGLMFGYACRETDVLMPLPIYLSHRLTQRLAQVRKDGVIPYLRPDGKAQISIKYVEGKPVSVETVVVSTQHAPEVSQEQIHEDVINEVIKAVIPAEMIHEGTVFHINPTGKFVIGGPQGDAGLTGRKIIVDTYGGSCPHGGGAFSGKDPTKVDRSAAYAARWVAKNLVASGACDKATIQVAYAIGVVQPVSIMVDTHGTGKVEEELLEACVKEIFDLSPAGIIRDLDLLRPIYRKTAAYGHFGREEDTFTWEKTNKVEAIKSFLNI
- the ndk gene encoding nucleoside-diphosphate kinase, which codes for MERTLSIIKPDAVAKGVIGKILDRFESNGLKIAATKKLQLSRADAEAFYAVHAERPFFNDLVDFMISGPVVVSVLEGENAMQKNRDLMGATNPKEAEAGTIRADFAENIDANAVHGSDSLENAAIEIAFFFSEREIA
- the plsX gene encoding phosphate acyltransferase PlsX, which encodes MVTIAIDAMGGDFGPEPIVKGCVNALKKKKFTPILVGKKDEILPLLPKSYRDKISIIETDDVISMHDAATDAVKRKESTIYKAVELVKNGEAQGVVSAGHSGATMTLATLRLGRLKHVSRPALVTLMPTRTGRRSVVLDVGANVDSKPEHLAEFAVMGGCYAEDVLAIQEPSIGLLANGEEDSKGNELTKATFKLLQGYPGFKGNVEGADIFNGSCDVITCDGFVGNLVLKASEGVASTISVLIKDYIRKSPIAITGALLMRRVFKLLKKEIDYAEVGGAPLIGIKGCAIVSHGKSNAKAIENAIYQAIRYVDTGVNQHIETRLAKLKQKEA